The Lactuca sativa cultivar Salinas chromosome 2, Lsat_Salinas_v11, whole genome shotgun sequence genome includes a window with the following:
- the LOC111918932 gene encoding uncharacterized protein LOC111918932, which translates to MDEAYIVKKWIRAVQGKFVQIASIIEQFADLETITIEEVIGRLKAHEERVCDQTETDDKKLLLTHQEWVEKMKEKGENSKDYGHYASECKNPRKERSYNNKNNEACQVQDKNDNKSALLLANCSMTEEKEEVFLSKQKVAPKLRLMRDDSSHTNIFYIDNGASNHMTGHRDKFRNLNDSIQCIVRFGDGSEFCIEGKALILLQCKNNKQILLQDVYYIPSLCTNIISLGQLAVKGNKILMLGLFLWIYEKDGKLLMKVN; encoded by the exons ATGGACGAAGCATATATTGTGAAAAAATGGATTCGTGCTGTACAAGGAAAATTCGTGCAAATTGCTTCAATAATTGAGCAATTCGCAGATCTTGAAACAATAACTATCGAAGAGGTCATCGGGAGATTAAAAGCTCATGAAGAGAGGGTGTGTGATCAAACTGAAACTGATGATAAAAAGTTACTTTTAACCCATCAAGAGTGGGTAGAGAAGATGAAGGAAAAAGGCGAAAACTCTAAAG ATTATGGGCACTACGCATCCGAATGCAAGAATCCACGAAAAGAGAGAAGTTATAACAACAAAAACAACGAGGCATGCCAAGTTCAAGACAAGAATGATAACAAGTCGGCTTTATTATTAGCTAACTGCAGCATGacggaagaaaaagaagaagtgttTTTAAGCAAGCAAAAAGTAGCACCCAAGCTAAGATTAATGAGAGATGATTCAAGCCACACCAATATTTTTTATATAGACAATGGAGCTAGTAATCACATGACAGGCCACAGGGACAAATTTAGAAATCTTAATGATTCCATCCAATGTATTGTTCGTTTTGGAGATGGTTCTGAATTTTGCATTGAAGGTAAAGCATTGATTCTATTACAATGCAAGAACAACAAACAAATATTATTACAAGATGTTTATTATATACCTAGCTTGTGCACGAACATCATTAGTCTAGGCCAACTCGCAGTAAAAGGTAATAAAATTTTGATGTTGGGTCTGTTTCTTTGGATATATGAAAAAGATGGAAAGCTTTTAATGAAGGTAAACTAA